Within the Amycolatopsis solani genome, the region GCCGCACCCTCGTCTGAAGGAGAACTTCGTGCGCTTCACCGGCAAGACCGTCCTCGTCACCGGCGCCGGCACCGGGTTCGGCGCCGAGATCGCCGTGCGCGCCGCCGCCGAGGGCGCCGACGTAGCCGTGCACTACCGCGGCTCGCGCGCGGGTGCCGAACGCACCGCGGCGCGCGTCGAAGAGCTGGGCCGCAAGGCGTTCCTCGTCCAGGCCGACATCTCGGAACACACGCAGATCCGGCGGATGGCCGACGAGGCGTGGAGCCATTTCGGCCGGGTCGACGTCGCGATCAACAACGTCGGCGACGTCGCCCGCGAACAGATGTCGTGGCGGGACCTCACCGAGGAGTCCGTCGACCACGTCCTGGCCGTCGACATCAAGGGCACGCTGCTGTGCACGCACGAGTTCGGCGACCGCATGCTGGCCCAGGGCGGCGGCGCGATCGTGAACATCGGCTCGACCGTCGTCGCCCGGGGCAGCGCCCGTGCCCCGCAGTACGCGGCGGCGAAGGCCGGGATCATCGGCCTGACCAAGTCCTACGCGCACGCTTTCGCCCCCACCGTGCGGGTGAACGTCTTCGCCCCCGGCTTCATCGAAACCGAAGCCACGCTCGGCCGGGAGGACTGGCGCACCGGCCGCGCGGAGAAGCTGCGCGACGCGACCCCGATGGGGCGGATCCCGAAACCCGAAGAGCTGGCCGGAGCCGCGTTGTTCCTGGCCACCGCGGACGCCGGGCACATCACCGGCGGTTTCCTGGTCGCCGACGGCGGTTACACCATGCTGGGGGCATGATGACTTCCCGAGTGTTCTTCACGGGCGGCCGCGTCTTCGACGGCAGCGGTTCCCCGGCGGTCCCCGACGACGTCGTCGTCCGCGGCGACCGGATCGAGCACGTGGGCCCCGGCGCCGAACCGGCGCCGGACGACCGCGTGGTCGACTGCCGAGGAGCGACGGTCATGCCGGGCCTGGTCGAGTCGCACTGCCACCTGACGTTCCCGTCGGCGGTCGGGCACCTCGACCCGTCGTTCAACCCGCCGGTCGACGTCAGCTTCTTCCACCACCTGCCGACCCCGGACGAGCACCTCGCGCTCGCCGAACGCAATGCCCGGATCCTCCTCGACCACGGGTTCACCAGCGCCTACTCGGCGGGGTCGTTGACGCCGGTGCCCACCGAAGTGCGGCTGCGCGACCGGATCGCCGCCGGGCTGGCGGCCGGGCCGCGGATGCGGGCCGCCTCCTTCGAACGCGACAACAACCCCGTCCGGATGGGTCCGGACGGGCCCACCCCGCAGGAAACCGGGCCCGACGCCGTCCGCGCGTTCATCCGAGAACAGGCCGAGCTCGGCTTCGACAGCGTGAAGCTGCTGATGAGCAACGACGACGTCTTCTTCGAGGGCGGCTCGATGGTCACGCAGTACAGCGCGGAGGAGGCGAACGCGGCCGGCGAGCAGGCGCGCGAGTCCGGTGTGTGGCTCAACTGCCACGCCCAGGCACCCGAGTCGATCAAGCTGGCCGTGCGGGCCGGGTTCCGCTCGATCTACCACTGCTCCTACGCCGACCCCGAAGCCATCGACCTGCTGGAGGAGCACAAGGACTCGATCTTCCTCTCCCCCGCCGTCGGCATCATGTGGGCCAACGTCCACGAAGGCGCCGAATTCGGCATCGACGCCGAGAAGACCGGCTCGGTGAAGTCACTGGCGGCGATGGAGCAGCTCTACCCGGAACTGCGTAAACGCGGTCTGCGGGTGCTGCCCGGCGGCGACTACGGTTTCCCGAACAACCCCATCGGCCGCAACGCCCGCGACCTGGACCTGTTCGTCCGGCTCTTCGGCTACTCCCCCGCCGAAGCGTTGCGAGCCACCACTTTCCACGGCGGCCAGGTGATGGACCTGCCGGTGGGGCTGCTGACCGAGGGCTACCTCGCCGACGTCCTCGTGGTCCGCGGCGACCCGACGTCGGACGTCACGCTGCTGCAGGACCCGGCCAACCTCGAGGTGATCATGCAGGGCGGCCGCTTCCACAAGGCCGGCGCGTGATCTACCGCGAAGTCCCGGGCTTCCGGCCTCTGGAGCTGGACGTGTCCGAGCCGGACGACCCGGTCGCGACGATCCTCTCCCTGCACGGCGGCGGCTGGCGGCGCGGGTCCCGGCTGACCCCGCTGCCCGGGTTCGAGCATCTCACCGAGGAGCTGGTGAACCAGGGCTTCCGGGTCGCCGCGGCCGACTACCGGCTCAGCGGAGAAGCGACCTTCCCCGCGCCGCTGGAGGACGTGCGGGCCGCCATCGAGTTCGTCCGTGACGAAAAGCCGCTGTTCGTCTGGGGCGAGTCGGCGGGCGCGCACCTCGGCGTGCTCGCGGCCCTCACCGGGTCTGCAGTGGACGCCGTGGTGGCGTGGTTCCCGCCGACCGACCTGCTCGGCCTGACCGGTGACGTCTCCCGCGAAGCGGCCCTGCTGGGGGCGCCGCCGGAGTCGGTGCCGGACCTGGCGCGCGCGGCGAGCCCGCTGACGCACGCCCACGCCGGCGCGCCGCCGATCCTGCTGGTGCACGGCGAGGACGACGACCTCGTGCCCGCCTCGCAGAGCGTCCGGCTCGCGGAAGCCTTGCGCGAGGCGGGCGCGCCGGTCGAGCTGCACCTGGTCCCCGGCGCCCGCCACCGCTGGGCGGGCGCCGATCCCGCGGCCGTCGTGGCCACGTCGGTCAGGTTCCTGCGGGACGCACCGACTCGATGATCAGGTCCAGCGCCCGCCCCACCTCGTCGATCGCGGGCGGCAGGTTGAGGAACCCGTGCAGCAACGACGGCACCACGACGTGCCGCACGTCCACCCCGGCTCCGGCCAGCTGCCCGGCGAACACCTGCCCGGAGACACGCAGGTCGTCGTACTCCGCGGTCAGCACCAGCGTCGGGCACAGGCCCTCCAGCATCGCCAGCCCCGGCATCGCGTAGCCGTCCGCGCGGCTCACCGGCCCGCCGAGGTAGTTCTCGGTCGTGGCCCGCACCGCGGCCGGCGGGAAGTGCAGGATCGGGGGCACCTCCGTCATCCGGGCGACCAGCGACGCCGGCAGCGACGGCAACTGCGGGTGCAGCACCGGGTAGACCAGCGCCAGCGCCGCGGGCAGCCAGCCGTCGTCGTCACGCAGGCGCAGCGCCGCGCCGGCCGACAGGTTGCCGCCCGCGCTCGCGCCGCCCGCACTGATCCGGCCGACACCCAGGTCGCCGGCGTGGTCGCGCACCCACCGCAGGGCCGCGACGACGTCGTCGTGCGGCACCGGGTAGGAGACCGGCCCCACGGCCAGCCGGTAGTCGACGCTGACCACCACGATCCCGGCGCGGTGGGCGAGTTCACGGGCCACCCGGTCGGCTTCCCGCATGTCCAGGTCGCCCATCCGGAACGCGCCGCCGTGCAGCCACACCAGGCACGGCGCGCTCTCCTGATCGCCACTGCGGTAGATCCGCACCGGCACCGGACCGTGCGGCCCGGGCACCTGCGCGTCCACGGTGGACACTTCGGGGACGACGTCGGGCACCGGCGGCCGCTCGAACTCCGCGAAGGCCGGGTCGGCGAGCAGCTCGCCGAACGAAGAAAAACCCTCCAGCAGCGGGAACTTGGCCGCCAGCAACGGGTGGACGGGCATCAGACGTGCCTTTCGGGGACGCGGGCGGTGTGCCCGATCGGGAACAGCGGGTCTGCGGTGCCGCCCGGCCGGTCCTCCGGGTGGGCTTCGACCGCGGTCATCGACGACGGCAGCTCGATCGGCAGCCGTCCCTCGGCCCGCGCGTGGCCGAAGACGACGTCGAGAACGGCGTCGTCGGCCGCCCCGAAGTCGGCCAGCAGCGCGGCGGCCCGTCCGGCGAGCTCGGGCACGACGGCGGCCCGGTCGAGGAAGACGTCCACCACGGTCGGCACCGCGTCGGCCAGCGCGAGCAGGTGCTCGCGGCGGTCGTCCGGCAGGTCGAGCCGGCCCTGGTGGAAGAACGCTTCGGGCAGGCGCGACCGAGGCTCGTACGGGGTGCCGATCCGCACCACCGCGGCATCGGCCTCGGCCACACTGTCCACAACGGACCCGTAGCGACCGGCCACCCCGGGATCGATCCCTTCGACGTACAGCCGGATCCCGGGCTCGAGCGGCAGTGCCCCGGCGAGCAGGACCATCGACCGGCGTTGCGCCTCGGCTCCGGCGGCGGCGAAATCGGCCCGGCCCACGGTGGTCACCGCGTGGTCTTCGTCGACATACGGATTTTCGAACAACCCGAGCCGGACCATCAACGCCAGCACCCGGCCGGCGGACTCGTCGAGCCGCGCCTCCGGCAGCCGGCCCGCCTCGACCAGCCCGACGACGACGTCCGGGCACCACTCGCCGCCGAACTGGTCGACCCCCGCGTCGAGCAGCCGCAGCACGCGCTCCTCGACGGTCAGGTCCTCGGCGCCCCAGGCACGGGCGGGCCAGACGGAACCGTCCGGCAAGGTCGCGTCGGTGAGCAGCCCGAAGTCCGTGCACACCAGGCCGTCGAAGCCTTCGTCACGCCGGAGCTGGCCGGCGATGACCTCGCGATCGAAGGCGAACCCGACCTCGGCCAGCCCCGGGACACCGACCGGGCGGCCGTAGTACGGCATCACCGCCGCCGCCCCGGCCCGCAGCGCCGGGCGGAACACCGCACGGTGCTCCTCGTAGCGCCCGTCCGGGTAGACCTGGTCCTTGCCGGACGCGAAGTGGGCATCCTCGCCGCCGGCCTGCGGACCCGCGCCCGGCCAGTGCTTGACCATGGCCGCGACCGAGTCCGGCCCGAGGTCCGTCCCTTGCAGCCCCTCGACGTAGGCGGCCGCCAGCCGGGCCACGAGCGCCGGGTTCGCGCCGAACGTCCCGGAGGTGCGGCACCACCGCGGTTCGGTCGCGAGGTCGGCCATCGGGTGCAACGCCAGCCGGATCCCGACCGCGGTGTACTCGGCGCGGACGACCTCGGCGAACGCGCGGACAGCGGCTTCGTCGGCCAGCGCCCCGAAACCGAGCGGTTCGGGCCAGCGCGAACAGCCGCCCGACGGCACCGACGTCAGCGGGTTCTCGTTCGCCGAGTGCCGCGGATCGGACGACACCAGCACCGGGATCCCCAGCCGGCTGCCCGCCGCGAGTCCCTGGACGTCGTTGTGCCAGCGGGCAAGAGGCCCCGCCGAGACCGGCGCCATCAGCGACAGGCAGCGGACGTGCCGGTGCCGCACGACTTCCGTCGTCGGTGCGGTGGGCAACGGCCCGGCCGATGCCTCGACGAACCCGCCGTCGGGCGTCACGGCGACCGGGGCATGGAAGAGCAGCCCGGCCTTCTCCGGCACGGTCATCCGGCCGAGCAGGTCATGGACGCGCTCCCCGGGCGGCCGTCCCGGGTCCTGGTAGGGATGCATGCGGCCGATCATGACCGGCGGCCGGCGGCGAACCCCATCGGCGTGCCATTCAATGGCACATCAGCGCGCGCCCAGCTCCCGGGAGATGCCCCGTGCCGCCGTCTGCACGGCCAAGCCCAGGTGCCGCGGCCGGGCGACCCGCTTGGGCACGAGCACGCCGAGGACGCCGGCCAGGCCTTCGTCGCGCCCGAAGATCGGCGCGGCCACCGACACGATCGACTCCGTCTCGTCCTGGCGGCGGAAGATCGCCAGCCGCTCCCGCCGGACCTCGGCCAGGGTGCGGCGCAGCTTGTCGGCCGGGATCAGCCGGTGGTCCGGCTCGCCGTAGACCGGCTTGGCGAGCAGCTCCTCCTGGAGCTCCCGGGGCGCGAACGCCAGCAGCGCCAGGCCGACGCCGGTGGAGTGCAGCGGAAGCCGCCCGCCGGTGCGGTAGTCGACCGGCGCCGCCTGGTGCCCGGACAGCCGTTCCACCAGCAGGGCCTGCATGCCGTCGCGGACAGCCAGCTGGACGTGCTGGTGGGTGACCTCGGCCAGGTCGTTCATGAACGGCAACGCGACCTGCCGCAGCCCGTGCCCGCGCGGGGCGAGCGTCGCCACCTCCAGCAGGCGCAGGCCGACGCAGAACCGGCCGGCGTCGTCACGCTCGAGGGCGCCCCACTCCCGTAACCGGTTCGCCAGCCGCAGCGCCGAGCTCGGCGGCATTTCACAGCGGCGGCTCAGCTCGGCCAGCGACAGCGTGCGGTGTTCGGCGTCGAACGCGGCCAGCAGCGCCAGCGCGCGGTCGACCACC harbors:
- a CDS encoding SDR family NAD(P)-dependent oxidoreductase, with the protein product MRFTGKTVLVTGAGTGFGAEIAVRAAAEGADVAVHYRGSRAGAERTAARVEELGRKAFLVQADISEHTQIRRMADEAWSHFGRVDVAINNVGDVAREQMSWRDLTEESVDHVLAVDIKGTLLCTHEFGDRMLAQGGGAIVNIGSTVVARGSARAPQYAAAKAGIIGLTKSYAHAFAPTVRVNVFAPGFIETEATLGREDWRTGRAEKLRDATPMGRIPKPEELAGAALFLATADAGHITGGFLVADGGYTMLGA
- a CDS encoding amidohydrolase family protein, whose amino-acid sequence is MMTSRVFFTGGRVFDGSGSPAVPDDVVVRGDRIEHVGPGAEPAPDDRVVDCRGATVMPGLVESHCHLTFPSAVGHLDPSFNPPVDVSFFHHLPTPDEHLALAERNARILLDHGFTSAYSAGSLTPVPTEVRLRDRIAAGLAAGPRMRAASFERDNNPVRMGPDGPTPQETGPDAVRAFIREQAELGFDSVKLLMSNDDVFFEGGSMVTQYSAEEANAAGEQARESGVWLNCHAQAPESIKLAVRAGFRSIYHCSYADPEAIDLLEEHKDSIFLSPAVGIMWANVHEGAEFGIDAEKTGSVKSLAAMEQLYPELRKRGLRVLPGGDYGFPNNPIGRNARDLDLFVRLFGYSPAEALRATTFHGGQVMDLPVGLLTEGYLADVLVVRGDPTSDVTLLQDPANLEVIMQGGRFHKAGA
- a CDS encoding alpha/beta hydrolase, translating into MIYREVPGFRPLELDVSEPDDPVATILSLHGGGWRRGSRLTPLPGFEHLTEELVNQGFRVAAADYRLSGEATFPAPLEDVRAAIEFVRDEKPLFVWGESAGAHLGVLAALTGSAVDAVVAWFPPTDLLGLTGDVSREAALLGAPPESVPDLARAASPLTHAHAGAPPILLVHGEDDDLVPASQSVRLAEALREAGAPVELHLVPGARHRWAGADPAAVVATSVRFLRDAPTR
- a CDS encoding alpha/beta hydrolase, encoding MPVHPLLAAKFPLLEGFSSFGELLADPAFAEFERPPVPDVVPEVSTVDAQVPGPHGPVPVRIYRSGDQESAPCLVWLHGGAFRMGDLDMREADRVARELAHRAGIVVVSVDYRLAVGPVSYPVPHDDVVAALRWVRDHAGDLGVGRISAGGASAGGNLSAGAALRLRDDDGWLPAALALVYPVLHPQLPSLPASLVARMTEVPPILHFPPAAVRATTENYLGGPVSRADGYAMPGLAMLEGLCPTLVLTAEYDDLRVSGQVFAGQLAGAGVDVRHVVVPSLLHGFLNLPPAIDEVGRALDLIIESVRPAGT
- a CDS encoding glycoside hydrolase family 3 protein, whose translation is MHPYQDPGRPPGERVHDLLGRMTVPEKAGLLFHAPVAVTPDGGFVEASAGPLPTAPTTEVVRHRHVRCLSLMAPVSAGPLARWHNDVQGLAAGSRLGIPVLVSSDPRHSANENPLTSVPSGGCSRWPEPLGFGALADEAAVRAFAEVVRAEYTAVGIRLALHPMADLATEPRWCRTSGTFGANPALVARLAAAYVEGLQGTDLGPDSVAAMVKHWPGAGPQAGGEDAHFASGKDQVYPDGRYEEHRAVFRPALRAGAAAVMPYYGRPVGVPGLAEVGFAFDREVIAGQLRRDEGFDGLVCTDFGLLTDATLPDGSVWPARAWGAEDLTVEERVLRLLDAGVDQFGGEWCPDVVVGLVEAGRLPEARLDESAGRVLALMVRLGLFENPYVDEDHAVTTVGRADFAAAGAEAQRRSMVLLAGALPLEPGIRLYVEGIDPGVAGRYGSVVDSVAEADAAVVRIGTPYEPRSRLPEAFFHQGRLDLPDDRREHLLALADAVPTVVDVFLDRAAVVPELAGRAAALLADFGAADDAVLDVVFGHARAEGRLPIELPSSMTAVEAHPEDRPGGTADPLFPIGHTARVPERHV
- a CDS encoding IclR family transcriptional regulator — encoded protein: MPTNGKRGRRPPHGEPVVDRALALLAAFDAEHRTLSLAELSRRCEMPPSSALRLANRLREWGALERDDAGRFCVGLRLLEVATLAPRGHGLRQVALPFMNDLAEVTHQHVQLAVRDGMQALLVERLSGHQAAPVDYRTGGRLPLHSTGVGLALLAFAPRELQEELLAKPVYGEPDHRLIPADKLRRTLAEVRRERLAIFRRQDETESIVSVAAPIFGRDEGLAGVLGVLVPKRVARPRHLGLAVQTAARGISRELGAR